A region from the Paenibacillus humicola genome encodes:
- the fni gene encoding type 2 isopentenyl-diphosphate Delta-isomerase: MTTHRTYEADEPGATVRRKGEHIRICLQEEVQGTGAGTGFDRFRFRHQPLPELNFRDIDTSAEFLGKKLRVPLLISSMTGGTAEAAAINARLAEAAEARGWAMGLGSMRAAIEDERLADTFRVRKQAPTIPLVANLGAVQLNYGYGADQCRRAVELAEADALVLHLNSLQEVFQPEGDTNFRGLLARIADVCRRLAHDGVPVGVKEVGWGIDEETAARLAEAGAAFIDVAGAGGTSWSQVEKHRSRDPLRAAAAEAFAGWGTPTAECLRGARGRLPGACLIASGGLKHGVDAAKAIALGADLAGFGRSLLAGAAEANAPVPPAEQLARIELELRGAMFGIGAASVAQLRATQRLVFA, from the coding sequence ATGACGACACACCGAACCTATGAGGCGGACGAGCCGGGCGCGACGGTCAGACGGAAAGGCGAGCATATCCGGATCTGCCTGCAAGAGGAGGTGCAGGGAACCGGCGCCGGGACGGGGTTCGACCGCTTCCGGTTTCGGCATCAGCCGCTTCCGGAGCTGAACTTCCGCGATATCGACACCTCGGCCGAATTTCTCGGAAAAAAGCTGCGGGTGCCGCTGCTGATCAGCTCCATGACAGGCGGAACGGCCGAGGCGGCCGCGATCAACGCCCGATTGGCTGAAGCGGCGGAAGCCCGGGGCTGGGCGATGGGGCTCGGCTCGATGCGGGCGGCGATCGAGGATGAGCGGCTGGCGGACACGTTCCGCGTCCGGAAACAGGCGCCGACGATTCCGCTCGTCGCCAATCTCGGGGCCGTGCAGCTCAATTACGGCTACGGCGCCGACCAGTGCAGGCGCGCGGTCGAGCTGGCCGAAGCGGATGCGCTCGTGCTGCACCTGAACAGCCTGCAGGAGGTGTTCCAGCCCGAAGGGGATACGAATTTCCGCGGGCTGCTGGCCCGCATCGCCGATGTCTGCCGCCGGCTTGCGCATGACGGCGTTCCTGTCGGCGTCAAGGAGGTCGGCTGGGGCATCGACGAGGAAACGGCCGCGCGGCTGGCGGAAGCGGGTGCGGCGTTTATCGATGTCGCCGGGGCCGGCGGCACCTCGTGGAGCCAGGTCGAGAAGCACCGCTCGCGCGACCCGCTCCGGGCTGCGGCGGCGGAAGCCTTCGCCGGCTGGGGCACGCCGACCGCGGAGTGCCTTCGCGGCGCGCGAGGGCGGCTGCCGGGCGCCTGCCTGATCGCGAGCGGCGGGCTGAAGCACGGCGTCGACGCGGCGAAGGCGATCGCGCTCGGCGCCGATCTGGCCGGCTTCGGCCGCTCGCTGCTCGCCGGCGCGGCCGAAGCGAATGCGCCCGTGCCGCCGGCGGAGCAGCTTGCGCGCATCGAGCTCGAGCTGCGCGGCGCGATGTTCGGCATCGGCGCGGCTTCGGTCGCGCAGCTGCGGGCGACGCAGCGGCTTGTTTTCGCATAG
- the nagB gene encoding glucosamine-6-phosphate deaminase, with product MKIKTFEQTDELDRYAADRFAGLLDAKPGAVLGLATGSTPIGIYEKIIAKHARGEISFRRATTFNLDEYVGLPPEHPQSYAYFMRDKLFGSIDLPPGGANIPSGVAADLAAECARYDRLLAERPIDLQLLGLGHNGHIGFNEPDHALQGGTHVVRLRENTREANARFFGSMDEVPKQAITMGIGSILKVRAILLVVKGADKAEIVRQALAGPITTECPASLLQTHADVTVLVDQAAGRLL from the coding sequence GTGAAAATCAAAACATTCGAACAGACGGACGAACTCGACCGGTATGCCGCAGACCGGTTCGCCGGCCTGCTGGATGCCAAGCCCGGCGCCGTGCTTGGCCTTGCGACAGGGTCGACACCGATCGGAATTTATGAAAAAATAATAGCGAAGCATGCCCGGGGCGAAATCAGCTTCCGGCGCGCTACGACCTTTAACCTGGACGAATACGTGGGGCTTCCGCCGGAGCACCCGCAGAGCTATGCGTATTTCATGCGCGACAAGCTGTTCGGCTCCATCGACCTGCCGCCGGGCGGCGCCAACATCCCGAGCGGCGTCGCGGCGGATCTCGCCGCCGAGTGTGCCCGGTACGACCGGCTGCTCGCGGAGCGGCCGATCGATCTTCAGCTGCTCGGGCTCGGCCATAACGGGCATATCGGCTTCAACGAGCCCGATCATGCGCTTCAGGGCGGCACGCACGTCGTGCGGCTCCGCGAAAATACGCGCGAGGCGAACGCACGGTTTTTCGGTTCGATGGATGAGGTGCCGAAGCAGGCCATCACGATGGGCATCGGCTCCATTTTGAAGGTCCGCGCCATTTTGCTCGTCGTGAAAGGAGCGGACAAAGCGGAGATCGTCCGGCAGGCGCTGGCCGGGCCGATCACGACGGAGTGCCCCGCGTCGCTGCTGCAAACGCATGCGGACGTCACGGTGCTGGTCGATCAAGCTGCAGGG